From Levilactobacillus zymae, a single genomic window includes:
- a CDS encoding aryl-sulfate sulfotransferase, which translates to MSKKFWRITGLAIVALLVLGGATAYHERHNIRRYLLVHQHYTKKDILATSQIKLNLRPALSTKHTTATNHLTAKYQKQLKALPTGVAQAKTIVNPYQTSPLSGLILVKTPHATKVRLTVHGDTPATTIHQTVSGYRTQHSVGVLGLYANRNNRVTLTFTTKAGTVTRHTYRLKTAKTPHGIGTNTLKTSKPQQMVLGKGHTKLTFAVSSQGYTYGLDARGKIRWYSSLKISHVFKELSNHHLLILTKIAPTEHKYNALQETDFYGRVYRQYNFSGLFPTRQDTSKLATNTVIHHDAIELPNHNLLLTVDDGSKKFVEDTMIEIDRKTGKIQKVIDLKRLLPASAYQQYTGTHRPDGKIDWFHQNSMTYDQKRDELVVSGRNQDMIFAINYKTTKLKWILAAPEKLPKSYQKYLLKPTTKDYRYNGGQHAVTLIHQNQHQGDSVELEFYDNNVPVTRGKTAQSKQWSAGEIVTINQLKRTVTKTWEFGQSLGKRNFTNIVGSSYAVGKGNTLIGFGYADWGKRSEFVEVNRKTNRVVFDVDRTHFAHGDWSYRAERLSLYPGESNLKLTTIKP; encoded by the coding sequence ATGTCTAAGAAATTCTGGCGCATCACCGGGCTCGCTATCGTGGCGTTACTGGTCCTCGGCGGGGCCACCGCCTACCACGAGCGGCACAACATTCGGCGTTACTTGCTGGTCCACCAGCACTATACCAAGAAAGATATTTTGGCGACCAGCCAAATCAAGTTGAACTTACGGCCGGCGTTGTCAACCAAGCACACCACCGCGACGAATCACCTGACGGCGAAGTATCAGAAACAGCTCAAGGCCTTACCGACCGGGGTGGCGCAGGCTAAAACCATCGTTAACCCGTACCAGACGTCGCCACTCTCCGGGCTGATTTTAGTCAAGACGCCCCACGCGACCAAGGTCCGATTAACGGTCCACGGCGACACACCGGCTACCACGATTCATCAAACCGTGAGCGGTTACCGCACACAACACAGTGTCGGCGTGCTGGGACTGTACGCCAACCGCAATAACCGGGTGACGTTGACCTTTACCACCAAAGCGGGCACGGTAACGCGCCACACCTACCGGCTCAAAACGGCCAAGACGCCCCACGGCATTGGGACTAACACGCTCAAGACCAGTAAGCCCCAGCAAATGGTCCTAGGCAAGGGCCACACCAAGTTGACCTTCGCCGTCAGCAGTCAGGGCTACACCTACGGCCTCGACGCTCGGGGGAAGATTCGCTGGTACAGTTCCCTTAAAATTTCGCACGTCTTCAAGGAACTCAGCAACCACCACCTCTTGATTCTCACCAAGATCGCCCCAACCGAGCACAAATATAACGCGCTCCAGGAAACCGATTTTTACGGTCGAGTCTACCGCCAGTACAATTTCAGTGGGCTCTTCCCGACGCGGCAGGACACCAGCAAGTTGGCCACTAACACGGTGATTCACCACGACGCCATCGAACTGCCCAACCACAATCTGTTATTAACTGTGGACGACGGGAGTAAGAAGTTCGTCGAGGACACCATGATTGAGATCGACCGGAAGACCGGGAAGATTCAGAAGGTCATCGATTTGAAACGCCTGCTCCCGGCCTCGGCCTACCAACAATACACCGGGACCCACCGGCCGGACGGGAAGATCGACTGGTTCCACCAGAACTCGATGACTTACGACCAGAAAAGAGACGAACTCGTGGTGTCCGGGCGCAACCAAGACATGATCTTCGCCATCAACTATAAGACTACTAAGCTCAAATGGATCTTGGCGGCCCCCGAAAAACTACCCAAGAGCTACCAGAAGTACCTCTTGAAACCGACCACCAAGGACTACCGTTACAACGGTGGCCAGCACGCGGTTACCCTGATCCACCAGAACCAACACCAGGGCGATTCGGTTGAACTGGAATTCTACGACAACAACGTTCCCGTGACCCGGGGCAAGACCGCGCAGTCCAAGCAATGGTCCGCCGGGGAAATTGTGACGATCAACCAGTTAAAACGAACGGTCACCAAGACCTGGGAATTCGGTCAGTCCCTAGGCAAGCGCAACTTCACCAACATCGTCGGTAGTAGTTACGCCGTCGGCAAGGGCAACACGCTGATTGGCTTCGGCTATGCCGACTGGGGGAAGCGCAGTGAATTCGTCGAGGTCAACCGGAAGACGAACCGGGTGGTCTTCGACGTCGACCGCACCCACTTCGCGCACGGCGATTGGAGTTACCGGGCCGAACGGCTATCGTTGTACCCGGGTGAGTCCAACCTGAAATTAACCACCATCAAACCTTAA
- a CDS encoding DUF975 family protein, with the protein MTAQDRKNLKLGAKRQILDQFKFYLLLSILWLALYWVGAAINDRHLSWIAEAMTGNLRLTDYAGPFSFAGLLMLVGAVLHAGTMLTMIDVDRGARQLDQPVQSSLRVFENGRYFLGWLFIAIWSTVLIFLWSCLFVIPGIIKTLSYSQAFYLYRDAYDQGHPITALAAITRSRQVMDGNKAFLFVMNLSFIGWFILGGLFWGLPSLFVMPYYDLSLAKFYNQVVGAAQHAPETE; encoded by the coding sequence ATGACGGCACAAGATCGTAAAAATTTAAAGCTCGGGGCTAAACGCCAGATCCTGGACCAGTTTAAATTCTATCTATTATTATCTATTTTATGGCTGGCCCTGTATTGGGTGGGTGCGGCGATTAACGATCGCCACCTTAGCTGGATTGCGGAAGCCATGACGGGGAACCTCCGTCTGACCGACTATGCCGGTCCGTTTTCGTTTGCCGGGCTCTTGATGTTGGTGGGGGCGGTGTTGCACGCCGGTACCATGCTGACCATGATCGATGTGGACCGGGGAGCCCGCCAACTTGACCAGCCCGTGCAAAGTAGTTTGCGGGTCTTTGAAAACGGCCGGTACTTCTTAGGTTGGTTGTTTATTGCGATTTGGTCGACCGTGTTGATTTTCCTGTGGAGTTGTTTGTTCGTGATTCCGGGCATCATCAAGACCCTGTCGTACTCGCAGGCTTTCTACCTCTATCGCGACGCCTATGACCAGGGCCACCCCATCACCGCGCTGGCGGCGATTACTCGTTCGCGGCAAGTGATGGACGGCAACAAGGCGTTCTTGTTCGTCATGAACCTGTCGTTTATCGGTTGGTTCATCCTTGGCGGGCTGTTCTGGGGCTTACCCAGCCTGTTCGTGATGCCGTACTACGACCTGAGCTTAGCGAAGTTCTACAATCAAGTCGTGGGGGCGGCCCAACATGCGCCCGAAACGGAATAA
- a CDS encoding DMT family transporter, protein MQQRRVLSGHLVALLTVLLWGTTYISTKILLVDFAPIEILLTRFVIGLIALFVAYPKVLKFTSWHEEGAFALAGLLGICLYYLLENFALTLTLASNIGVIVSISPFFIAMIGALMHHNTLNRQFLFGFVAAMAGIVLISFNGTSGVHFNFWGDLMAILAALVWALYSYVVIYLNQLQYHPIQVTRRTFTYGIIFILPIFGLTHSTLNLSTILQPTNLGNFLFLGLGASAVCFLSWAYAVKTLGAVKTSVYIYLTPVITVIFAALVLHEPITPWIIVGICLTISGLVISQRS, encoded by the coding sequence GTGCAACAGAGACGTGTATTGAGTGGGCATTTGGTGGCTCTATTGACCGTTTTATTGTGGGGAACCACGTATATTTCGACTAAAATTTTATTGGTGGATTTTGCCCCCATTGAAATTCTATTGACCCGCTTTGTGATTGGGTTAATTGCCCTGTTTGTGGCCTACCCCAAGGTCCTTAAATTCACCAGTTGGCACGAAGAAGGGGCCTTCGCGTTAGCGGGGCTGCTGGGGATTTGCCTGTATTACCTGTTGGAAAATTTTGCGTTGACCCTGACGTTAGCTTCCAATATCGGGGTGATCGTGTCGATCTCGCCGTTCTTCATTGCCATGATTGGCGCACTGATGCACCACAATACGCTGAACCGCCAGTTTTTGTTCGGGTTCGTGGCCGCGATGGCCGGCATCGTCTTGATTTCGTTTAACGGCACCAGCGGCGTGCACTTTAACTTCTGGGGCGACCTGATGGCAATTCTAGCGGCGTTGGTCTGGGCCCTGTATTCCTACGTGGTCATCTACTTGAATCAGCTGCAGTACCATCCTATCCAGGTGACCCGACGGACGTTTACCTATGGGATTATCTTTATCCTGCCAATTTTTGGGTTGACGCACAGTACACTGAACCTCAGCACCATCCTGCAACCGACTAACCTGGGGAACTTTCTGTTTCTGGGACTCGGGGCCTCGGCCGTGTGCTTTTTGAGTTGGGCCTACGCAGTCAAAACCCTGGGAGCGGTTAAGACCAGCGTGTACATCTACCTGACACCGGTAATCACGGTGATCTTCGCCGCACTGGTCTTGCATGAGCCGATTACGCCCTGGATCATCGTGGGGATTTGCTTAACCATTAGCGGACTGGTCAT